A stretch of the Polaribacter pacificus genome encodes the following:
- a CDS encoding glutaminase: MNFEETIKEIYNKIKDIEDNGHSATYIPQLANVSSENFGVYITTTDELGFGLGNCNERFSIQSIAKVLSLCLAYRIVGEKIWDRLGVEPSGSAFNSLVQLETDNGIPRNPFINAGAIVISDILISNLDNPKEDFLAFVRSVSNNTDLNYSSKVADSEKEVGFRNVALCNFIKSFGNIHNDPSDVLDFYFELCSLEMSCKELSEVFLFLANKGRKPIDNTEILTKSQSKRVNALMQTCGFYDESGDFAFKVGLPGKSGVGGGIIAIHPNQYSIAVWSPKLNKKGNSFKGMKFLEEFTTKSELSIF; this comes from the coding sequence ATGAATTTTGAAGAGACAATTAAAGAAATTTACAATAAAATTAAAGATATTGAAGACAACGGTCATTCTGCAACGTATATTCCTCAGTTAGCGAATGTGTCTTCAGAAAATTTCGGAGTATATATTACAACAACAGATGAGCTTGGTTTTGGTCTTGGTAATTGTAATGAAAGGTTTTCTATCCAAAGTATTGCAAAAGTTTTATCTCTTTGCTTGGCCTATCGTATTGTTGGTGAAAAAATTTGGGATAGGTTAGGGGTAGAACCCTCAGGTTCAGCCTTTAATTCTCTCGTTCAACTCGAAACCGATAATGGGATTCCAAGAAATCCTTTTATAAATGCTGGAGCAATTGTTATCTCTGATATACTAATCAGTAATTTAGATAACCCTAAAGAAGACTTTTTAGCTTTTGTTAGAAGTGTTTCTAACAATACTGATTTAAACTACTCCAGTAAAGTCGCAGATTCTGAAAAAGAAGTGGGTTTTAGGAATGTAGCGTTATGTAATTTTATCAAATCATTTGGAAACATCCACAATGATCCTTCAGACGTTCTTGATTTTTATTTTGAACTTTGTTCACTTGAAATGAGTTGTAAAGAACTTTCAGAAGTGTTTTTATTTTTAGCGAATAAGGGACGTAAACCAATTGACAATACTGAAATTTTGACCAAAAGTCAATCAAAAAGAGTTAATGCACTTATGCAGACCTGTGGTTTTTACGATGAATCTGGAGATTTTGCGTTTAAGGTTGGTCTACCAGGAAAAAGCGGTGTCGGTGGAGGCATTATCGCTATTCATCCAAATCAATATTCAATTGCAGTCTGGAGCCCTAAATTAAATAAAAAAGGAAATTCATTTAAAGGGATGAAATTTCTCGAAGAATTTACCACAAAATCAGAATTATCAATATTTTGA
- a CDS encoding DUF3887 domain-containing protein, producing MKKASIIILFIIPFFTFAQSEKQASKKIASEFKKFYNLEAYQEVFNLFSPEMKAALPLDKTNEFFKGIKSQAGKIKHLEFIKYINGSFASYKTDFENGFFSIDISVDSSYKINGFMVKPYKENTHPKLVRNTSKLILPFKGEWDVVWGGDTKELNYHVEHPAQKNAFDMVIRDQQGKSYRTDGLTNEDYYAFGKELIAPTDAEVVLVVDGIKDNIPGEMNAIYIPGNTVILKTVNNEYLFFAHFKQHSIVVKQGQKIKQGELLGLCGNSGNSSEAHLHFHIQNTEDMNHATGAKSYFSDILVNGELKKEYSPIQGQKVKNQ from the coding sequence ATGAAAAAAGCTAGTATCATCATATTATTTATAATACCATTTTTCACCTTTGCTCAGTCAGAAAAACAAGCCTCTAAAAAGATAGCTTCTGAATTTAAAAAGTTCTATAACTTGGAGGCTTACCAAGAGGTTTTCAATTTGTTCTCACCAGAAATGAAAGCAGCTTTGCCTTTAGATAAAACCAATGAATTTTTTAAGGGCATAAAGAGTCAGGCTGGGAAAATTAAGCATTTAGAATTTATAAAATATATAAATGGGAGTTTTGCTTCTTATAAAACAGATTTTGAAAATGGTTTTTTTTCTATAGATATTTCTGTGGATAGTTCTTATAAAATAAATGGTTTTATGGTAAAGCCTTATAAAGAAAATACACATCCTAAATTAGTAAGAAATACCTCGAAATTGATCTTGCCTTTTAAAGGTGAATGGGATGTTGTTTGGGGAGGAGACACCAAAGAGTTAAATTATCATGTAGAGCACCCAGCTCAAAAAAATGCCTTTGATATGGTTATTAGAGACCAACAAGGAAAATCATATAGAACTGATGGTCTCACAAATGAAGATTATTATGCTTTTGGGAAAGAATTAATTGCTCCTACTGATGCAGAAGTAGTTTTGGTTGTTGATGGTATTAAAGACAATATACCAGGTGAGATGAATGCTATTTATATTCCAGGAAATACGGTTATCTTAAAGACAGTAAACAATGAGTATTTGTTTTTTGCTCATTTTAAACAGCATTCTATTGTTGTAAAGCAAGGGCAAAAAATAAAACAAGGAGAGTTGTTGGGTCTTTGTGGCAATTCTGGTAATTCTTCTGAAGCGCATTTGCATTTCCATATTCAGAACACAGAAGATATGAATCATGCTACGGGAGCTAAAAGTTATTTTTCTGATATACTTGTCAATGGTGAACTTAAAAAAGAGTATTCACCCATTCAAGGTCAGAAAGTGAAAAATCAATAA
- a CDS encoding serine hydrolase domain-containing protein, whose product MKIKQIKRVLRILFIIASLSSLTLVPWILVKAWILPLPDTVQEQLNDVIDYGFDGMVVYVDEAGKPPAFYAAGWKDRKNKIPADPHALFKIASITKLYVAVAATKLVKANRLSLDKTLADYFPELIGRIEYADAITLRMMLQHRSGIPNYTDHTDYWVDPPMDRKVKLSYALDLPASFKPDRGYEYSNTNYMLISDLIDKVLGYPHQQYIKEEILLPLNLHNTYGSLYEVDLDDVMSGYYVGIDEDIKTDYSGLMIATAEDVGIFLRALNDGSVFNDGEQEIYSSVYVYDHGGLLPGYQSLAKYHKDADMVVVQFMNTTNFDGYHWNLSQIFYNRIVKIINKTNKLNP is encoded by the coding sequence ATGAAAATTAAACAAATAAAACGAGTCTTAAGAATACTATTTATCATCGCTAGTTTAAGCTCTTTAACACTTGTACCTTGGATTTTGGTCAAAGCTTGGATCTTACCACTTCCAGATACGGTTCAAGAACAGCTAAATGATGTTATTGATTATGGTTTTGATGGTATGGTAGTCTATGTGGATGAAGCAGGCAAGCCTCCAGCATTTTATGCTGCTGGATGGAAGGATCGGAAAAATAAAATACCAGCAGATCCACATGCCTTGTTTAAGATTGCAAGTATTACCAAATTATATGTGGCTGTTGCTGCAACAAAATTGGTTAAAGCCAATCGACTGTCATTAGACAAAACCCTTGCTGATTATTTTCCAGAACTTATCGGCAGAATTGAATATGCCGATGCCATTACTTTAAGAATGATGCTACAACACCGAAGCGGTATCCCAAACTACACAGACCATACGGATTATTGGGTTGATCCTCCTATGGATAGAAAAGTAAAGCTTTCGTATGCACTTGATTTGCCTGCAAGTTTTAAGCCCGATCGGGGATATGAATATTCCAATACTAATTATATGCTAATCTCTGACCTAATAGATAAGGTCTTAGGCTATCCGCATCAGCAATATATAAAAGAAGAGATTCTACTGCCGCTCAACCTTCACAATACCTATGGATCTCTTTATGAAGTTGATCTTGATGATGTGATGAGTGGTTATTATGTTGGTATAGATGAGGATATAAAAACAGATTATTCTGGTTTAATGATTGCTACAGCAGAAGATGTGGGTATTTTTCTAAGGGCATTAAACGATGGTTCTGTTTTTAATGATGGAGAACAAGAGATTTATTCTTCTGTATATGTATATGACCACGGTGGTTTGCTTCCTGGATACCAAAGCCTTGCTAAATATCATAAAGACGCAGACATGGTGGTTGTTCAATTTATGAATACTACTAATTTTGATGGCTATCACTGGAACCTGTCACAAATCTTCTACAATCGAATTGTTAAGATAATTAATAAGACTAACAAACTCAATCCTTAA
- a CDS encoding M28 family metallopeptidase yields MKNYIKILVILILVSCKNNNTELVEVSQTTLGTHIERLASDEFLGRKPFTEGEVKTVEYLKDEFEKLGVLPGNGDSFYQNVPMVEILGTPSENMLISGKNGSFKLKALQDFVATTNRVQENVQLKNSELVFAGYGIVAPEYGWNDYEGIDWKGKTAVVLINDPGFKSGDSTLFKGNEMTYYGRWTYKYEEAARQGAAGLIIIHDTEPASYGWNVVESGWSGARLTIESTAPKLQVESWISSESAAKMFNASLMKGQDYKAIARNKGFKPVPLAVNVSVEIKNSIKKDISKNVVAMIPGTDKKDEYIIYSAHWDHFGIGKAIDGDSIYNGAVDNASGTAGLLAIAEAFKKSKKAPKRSIVFLAVTGEEQGLLGSAYYAAYPIFEPSKTVANLNIDALDSPGEMKDLTITGYGQSEMDEYAKEAALKQGRYIIPDPVAEKGYFFRSDHFNFAKIGIPALYASGSYEGFDKSIEEIKAYNAFYEKNKYHQPSDEYDAKTTELRGVRLDLQLFFNVGSTLANEDYFPKWYDGSEFKAARE; encoded by the coding sequence ATGAAAAATTACATTAAAATTTTAGTTATCCTCATATTGGTTAGTTGTAAAAACAACAATACAGAACTTGTAGAAGTTAGTCAAACAACCCTTGGTACTCATATTGAACGTTTGGCATCTGATGAGTTTCTAGGCAGAAAACCATTTACAGAAGGAGAGGTAAAAACTGTAGAATATTTAAAAGATGAATTTGAAAAGTTAGGTGTATTACCGGGAAACGGCGATAGCTTTTACCAAAATGTACCGATGGTAGAAATTTTAGGAACTCCATCAGAAAACATGCTTATCTCTGGTAAAAACGGTTCTTTTAAGCTTAAAGCGCTACAAGATTTTGTTGCAACTACAAATAGGGTTCAAGAAAATGTGCAGCTTAAAAACTCAGAACTTGTTTTTGCAGGTTATGGAATCGTTGCTCCAGAATACGGATGGAATGACTATGAAGGAATTGACTGGAAAGGTAAAACAGCTGTGGTGTTAATTAATGACCCTGGGTTTAAATCAGGTGATTCAACATTGTTTAAAGGAAATGAAATGACCTATTATGGTCGTTGGACTTATAAGTATGAAGAAGCTGCAAGGCAAGGTGCTGCTGGATTGATTATCATTCATGATACTGAGCCTGCTTCTTACGGTTGGAATGTGGTAGAATCAGGTTGGAGCGGTGCTCGTTTAACCATAGAAAGTACTGCTCCTAAGTTGCAGGTTGAATCTTGGATAAGTAGTGAAAGTGCTGCAAAAATGTTTAATGCATCTTTAATGAAAGGTCAAGATTACAAAGCCATAGCAAGAAATAAAGGTTTTAAGCCTGTTCCGTTAGCAGTAAATGTATCTGTAGAAATAAAAAACAGCATTAAAAAAGACATTTCTAAAAACGTTGTTGCTATGATTCCTGGAACTGATAAAAAAGATGAGTATATTATTTATTCTGCACATTGGGATCATTTTGGAATTGGAAAAGCAATTGATGGTGATTCTATTTACAACGGTGCTGTAGACAATGCATCAGGTACTGCAGGTTTATTAGCTATTGCTGAGGCTTTTAAGAAAAGTAAAAAGGCTCCAAAACGCTCAATCGTGTTTTTAGCAGTTACAGGTGAAGAACAAGGTTTATTGGGCTCAGCTTATTATGCAGCCTATCCAATTTTTGAACCTAGTAAAACCGTAGCTAATCTTAATATCGACGCTCTTGACAGTCCTGGAGAAATGAAAGATTTAACGATTACAGGCTATGGTCAATCAGAAATGGATGAGTATGCTAAAGAAGCTGCTCTAAAGCAAGGCAGATACATCATTCCTGATCCTGTTGCCGAAAAAGGATATTTCTTTAGATCAGATCATTTTAATTTTGCAAAAATTGGAATCCCTGCTTTGTATGCAAGTGGTTCTTACGAAGGATTTGATAAAAGTATTGAAGAAATTAAAGCCTATAATGCTTTTTACGAAAAAAACAAATATCATCAACCTTCTGACGAATACGATGCTAAGACTACCGAATTAAGGGGTGTACGATTAGATTTACAACTCTTTTTTAATGTGGGTTCTACCTTAGCCAACGAAGATTACTTCCCTAAATGGTATGATGGAAGTGAGTTTAAAGCAGCAAGAGAATAA
- a CDS encoding bleomycin resistance protein → MLSQICPKLPMRNKKITRDFYLNKLGFKEFGSDDYEGYLMLEKDQIQIHFFEFKELNPKENYGQVYIRTNSIEKYYQWLLDNKTAIHPNGPLETKPWGQKEFAILDPDNNLLTFGEAIEE, encoded by the coding sequence ATGCTTTCTCAAATCTGCCCAAAATTGCCAATGCGTAACAAAAAAATCACAAGAGATTTTTACTTAAACAAACTCGGATTTAAAGAGTTTGGAAGTGATGATTACGAAGGGTATTTAATGCTTGAAAAAGATCAAATCCAAATTCATTTTTTTGAATTTAAGGAGTTAAATCCTAAAGAGAATTATGGGCAAGTGTATATTAGAACAAATTCAATCGAAAAATATTACCAATGGCTCTTGGATAATAAAACAGCTATACATCCTAATGGGCCTTTAGAAACGAAACCTTGGGGGCAAAAAGAATTTGCAATCCTCGACCCTGATAATAATTTATTAACTTTTGGTGAAGCGATAGAGGAATAG